A region of the Pseudodesulfovibrio sp. JC047 genome:
GGAGATGACAAGTTCACCAATCTGGCTGCCTACAACACCATTGCCCAAGCCTTCAGCGGTTACCTCATCCAGAACGGCGATGTGGATCAGCCCATGCCGGCATTCCCCTACACCGGGGATTACCTCGCCGGATACGCTGTCACCAGTTCCGTGCTGGCTGCTCTGTACAATGCAGAAAAGACAGGCAAAGGCGAAAGCATTGATATCGCCATGTACGAAGTCCTGCTCAACGCCGGTCAGTACTACATGATGGACCACTTCAATGGTGGCGAAATGTGCCCCCGCCAGACCCGGGGCAAGGACCCGATCTGGGTCGGTTGCGGAACATACATTTGCAACGACGGCTACATGGTCATGGAACTTGTCGGCGCAGCTCAAATCGAAAAGATGTTCGCAAAACTCGGCATGAGCGACAAGCTCAACACCGAAGAATACCCGACTGGCACCCAGCTCATCTCCCGGGAAAGCCCCTCCGGTCCCGACGTTGAAAAAGGACTGGAAGCATTCATGGCAGAGCGGACCGTTGAAGAAGCCCTGGCCGAACTGGCTGATGTCAAAATCGCTGGTGCAAAGGTCCTGGCTGTCGATGAATTGGAAACCAACCCGCAATACATTGCCCGTGAATCCATCGTCGAATGGGACAGTATGTCCGGTCGCAAGATCAAGGGACCGAACATCATGCCCAAATTCAAGAAAAACCCCTGCAAGATCTGGCGTGCAATGCCTTCGCACGGCATGGACACCACCGCGATCTTGAAGGATCTGGGCTATTCCGATGACGCCATCAAAAAGCTGGCTGACAACGGCACGGTCAAATTGGGCGATGCCACCCCAAAAGACAACTAGTCGCTGAATACCTAAAAAAAACGGACTGTTCAAAAACGAATGAGTAGCATTCATCTCCAGAAAATTGTCGCAGGAACTCCACTCTCCATGAAATGCGATCGCTTTTTGGACCTCATTCAAAAAACCGTTTTTGAACAGTCCGTAAACAACAATTCTTCTTTGGATGCAACACATTCAAATAAAGGGATATGACAGTGGATATCGTTGGTGAAAAAAATATAGGCGCATTGTGGGACGAACTGGCTCAAGTCCATGCTGCAAAGACTGCACTCATTTTTGAAAACGCCTGTGGCGACACATGCGAGTTCACCTATGCCGAGCTCAATGACGACATCAATCGTGCGGCCAATCTGTTCCTTGAACTGAACATCCGAAAAGGCGACAAGGTCGCGGTTCAAGTTCACAATAGTCCAGAATTCCTGACAAGCTGGTTCGGTCTCGCCAAGATTGGCGCCATCATGATCCCGATCAATGTTCATTACCGCCATGAAGAATGTGCGCATATCCTCAAAAAATGTGCTCCCAAGGCATTGATCATTGAAGAACAATTTTTACAAATACATCAGGAAATTCAGCAACAGCAGGACATAACAATCCTGCACACGCTTATTGCTCGAACAGACCACGACACAGCGCATCCGAAAACACTCAACTACAACGCGATGCTCCGTAAGCAAACTACAACGCTCAAGGAACACGTTTTTGTCAGTTGTGATGATCCGGCAGAAATAATTTTCACCTCTGGAACGACAACACACCCAAAAGGTGTCGTCATCACGCATTACAACCTCTGTTTTGCAGGCCGCTATACATCCTGGCAGGTAGGGATTGACTCTGACGACAGATACCTGACGATGATGCCTGCATGTCACATCGACTTTCAATGTACTGCTGCCATGCCCACATTCGCTGTCGGTGCGACTTTCATCATGCTTGAGAAATACAGTGCCCGAAAATTCTGGCGACAGGTCTGCCTGCATCGGGCCACCCTGACGGAATGTATTCCTCTCATGATCCGTACCCAAATGCTGCAACCCCAAAAAGCATGGGAAAAAAACCATTGCCTGCGGGACGTCCTTTTCTATCTTACGCTCTCCGATCAGGAAAAAAATGCCTTTATGGAACGGTTCAATGTTTCGCTCTTCACGTCATATGGCATGACTGAAACCATTGTCGGCATTCTCGGTGACCGGCCTGGCGACCGGCGGAAATGGCCATCCATCGGAAGGACAGGTATTTGCTATGACGTCGAAATTCAGGACAAACACGGCAACGAAATTCCGCCAAACGAAATCGGCGAAATTGCCATCAAGGGCATTCCCGGAAAAACCCTTTTCAAAGAGTATTATGAAGAGCCGGAAGCCACGGCAGAAACACTGACGTCCGATGGCTGGCTGAAAACCGGAGACAAAGGGTACACAGACAAAGATGGGTACTTCTATTTTGTCGATCGCAAACTCAATCTGATCAAACGCTCGGGCGAAAATATCGCCAGCACCGAGATTGAAAATCTTCTGGTGAGTCACCCGCTTATCATGGACGCCGCAGTTGTCGGCATCCCGGATACCATGTGCGACGAGACAGTCAAAGCCTTCATCATCGTCAAAGACGGTGAATCCGTGACAGAAAAAGAAATACTCCAATTCTGCTCCGAAAGAATTGCAAAATTCAAAGTACCATCGGCGATTGAAATCCGAAAAACTTTCCCAAGGACATGCGTTGGCAAGGTCCAAAAAAGCATTCTCAGAAAAGAATCAGTCCATCAAAATTCACCCTGTGGCGACTAAAGACAATCACACACGATGAGGCTGACAAAATACATAAAGAGATGGCCCCGAAGACCCTAAATACTAATCACGATTAGTAAATAAAATCTGATTACAACTTAATCAACAGTTAAAAGGAGAATGAACATGGCATTAAAACTCGACATGGTCGGCAAGTGGTATGGTCCCTTTGAACGGGAATATGACTTCAGGGAGCTCAGCATTTTTGCACTGGGTTGCGGTGCTGCTGCTGATGGCCAGACGGATCTGGAATACGTGTATGAAAAAGACATGAAAATTCTGCCCATGTTTGCGGCCATGCCTATCGTCGATAGTGAAGTCACCAAAACCATTGACTATGGATTTGAATGGGGTGGCTCTCTGCACTGGGGCTTTGACCTGAACATCCACCAACCCATGACCGCGCTGTCCGGCAAGCTGAGCACAAAAGTCCTGCTGAAAGCGCTCTATGATCGTGGCGAAGGTCGTGGCTGCCTTGCCCAACACATTGGCGAAACATACGACGAAAATGGCACCAAGCTCTTCACCAACGAAAGCTGGGACTGCGCCTTGTACGACGGCGGCTGGGGCGGCGAAAAAGCTCCTCGTGATATCGTTGAAATCCCCGAGCGTGAGCCTGACTTCGAGGTCTCCGAAAAAGTTCCCTTGAACCAGTCCTTGTTGTACCGCCTCAATGGTGACTTTCACCCACAGCACATTGACTGGAAATATGCACAGAAATTCGGTCATCCAAAACCGAACCTCCATGCAGTCAGCACAGCCGGTTTTGCCTGCCGTCATATCATCAAGACCCTGTTCCCAGGTGAGCCTGAACGCCTGACCCGCTTCAAGACTCGAATCACCAAGTCCCTGTACCCAGGCTGCACCATTAAAACCCAGATGTGGAAATGGGATGATAATTCCATCCACTTCCGTGTGATTGATGCCGATCACCCGGAAACTGTCTACTTGAACTACGCACTGGCTGAATGGAAATAAGACTTCTTACGAGAAGTTGAGATGAGCTGAAAAGAGAAGGGAAAGCTCTCGTGCCAGGTATAATCCCCGGCAGTTTCCCTTCTCTTCTGCAAAGATCAAAACAGGAAGGATACACATGAAAATCATCGTTGGTTGCAAATTAGTCCCTGAAGAACAGGATATCACTGTTCAAAAAGATGGCACGCTCGACTTGAGCAAAGCCACCCCAAAAATCAGTCAATTTGACCTCAACGCCATTGAGGCCGCGGTCGAAATCAAGGCTGAAATCGCTGACAGCACGATCACTGCCCTGAGCGTTGGTGGCAAATACCTTGATAACACCAAGGCCCGCAAGGACATCCTGTCCCGTGGACCGGACGAATTGACATCGGTCATCGACGAGAATCTCGAAACGGCACTGCCCCACCAGACAGCCCGTATCATGGCTGCCGCGGCCCAAAAAAATGGATTCGATCTGATTATCTGCGGTGATGGCTCCGGCGATCTGTACGCACAACAGGTCGGCATCCGTCTCGGTGCAGAACTCGAAGTCTCCACCCTCAATGGTGTCACGAAAATTGTTTCTGTCAGCAATGACTTGCTGGTCGTTGAACGCGCTCTGGAAACTGAAGTCGAGACGCTGGAAGTATCCCTGCCCGCAGTGATCTCCGTATCCCCAGACATCAACGTGCCCACCATTCCCGGAATGAAATCCATTTTGAAAGCGGGCAAGAAACCCGTCAATGCCATGACCCTTTCCGACCTCGGTCTTGCTGACGATCCCGCACTGGTGGAACTTGTCGAAATCAAGGCTGCCCAAAAGAAAGATCGGAAAAATATCATCATCGAAGGCGATGGCGAAGACAAGATCGCAGAATTTGTCAGCCACTTGCGCACAATCATGAATTAGGGAGAAGGAAAATGAGTAAAATTTCCAACATATGGGTCTTTAGTGACGCAGAATCCCGTCTGCCCGAAGTCATCGCAGGCGGCGCAGAGCTGGGAGAAAAAGTCTCTGCATTTGTCATCGGTTCCCAGGACCAGGCAACACAAGCGTTTTCATACGGCGCAGATGCCGTTTATCACCTTGGAGAAATGGACTCCGCACGCATCGTGGAAGCATACGCCGACACCATGGCGAAGGTCATTGAAGAGGGCGACAAGCCCGCCATGATCCTGCTGCCCGGCACCAAACGCTGCAAAGCCTTGGCCTCACTGCTGGGTGTCAAGCTCAATGCAGGAGTTGTCACCGAAGCATCTGAAATCACTTCGGATGGGAATGCAGTCCAAGCCAAACACATGGTGTACGGTGGTCTCGCCCTTGGTGACGAAAAAATCGCGTCCCCGATTTCCATCGTGGTCTTCGGTGGAGGCGTCTTCCAGCCGGCTGAAGCTGATGCATCCAAAACCGGCGAAGCCGTTTCCGTGGATTTCATCGAGCCCAAGACATCCATCAAATGCATTGAGCGTCAGCCCAAACAAGGCAGCAGCGTTGACTTGAACAAGGCCAAACGGATTGTTGCAGTGGGTCGCGGAATCGCCAAACAGGAAGACATCAAGCTGGCAGAGGGTCTCTGCTCCGCCATCGAAGCCGAATTGGGATGCTCCCGCCCCATCGCAGAAAGCGAAAAATGGATGGAGCGTGAACGGTACATCGGTATCTCCGGAGTCATGCCAAAACCGGAACTGTATCTGGCACTGGGCATCTCCGGTCAGGTTCAGCACATG
Encoded here:
- the caiB gene encoding L-carnitine CoA-transferase; protein product: MSNKINTPKFGPLTGVRVIFSAIEIAGPFSAQMLAEWGAEVIWVEHTAYADTIRVQPNYPELSRRNLHAMSLNIFSDEGKETFLKLIESADVLIEASKGPAFARRGLPDDLLWEHNPKLVVGHLSGFGQYGDDKFTNLAAYNTIAQAFSGYLIQNGDVDQPMPAFPYTGDYLAGYAVTSSVLAALYNAEKTGKGESIDIAMYEVLLNAGQYYMMDHFNGGEMCPRQTRGKDPIWVGCGTYICNDGYMVMELVGAAQIEKMFAKLGMSDKLNTEEYPTGTQLISRESPSGPDVEKGLEAFMAERTVEEALAELADVKIAGAKVLAVDELETNPQYIARESIVEWDSMSGRKIKGPNIMPKFKKNPCKIWRAMPSHGMDTTAILKDLGYSDDAIKKLADNGTVKLGDATPKDN
- the caiC gene encoding crotonobetaine/carnitine-CoA ligase gives rise to the protein MDIVGEKNIGALWDELAQVHAAKTALIFENACGDTCEFTYAELNDDINRAANLFLELNIRKGDKVAVQVHNSPEFLTSWFGLAKIGAIMIPINVHYRHEECAHILKKCAPKALIIEEQFLQIHQEIQQQQDITILHTLIARTDHDTAHPKTLNYNAMLRKQTTTLKEHVFVSCDDPAEIIFTSGTTTHPKGVVITHYNLCFAGRYTSWQVGIDSDDRYLTMMPACHIDFQCTAAMPTFAVGATFIMLEKYSARKFWRQVCLHRATLTECIPLMIRTQMLQPQKAWEKNHCLRDVLFYLTLSDQEKNAFMERFNVSLFTSYGMTETIVGILGDRPGDRRKWPSIGRTGICYDVEIQDKHGNEIPPNEIGEIAIKGIPGKTLFKEYYEEPEATAETLTSDGWLKTGDKGYTDKDGYFYFVDRKLNLIKRSGENIASTEIENLLVSHPLIMDAAVVGIPDTMCDETVKAFIIVKDGESVTEKEILQFCSERIAKFKVPSAIEIRKTFPRTCVGKVQKSILRKESVHQNSPCGD
- a CDS encoding MaoC/PaaZ C-terminal domain-containing protein; protein product: MALKLDMVGKWYGPFEREYDFRELSIFALGCGAAADGQTDLEYVYEKDMKILPMFAAMPIVDSEVTKTIDYGFEWGGSLHWGFDLNIHQPMTALSGKLSTKVLLKALYDRGEGRGCLAQHIGETYDENGTKLFTNESWDCALYDGGWGGEKAPRDIVEIPEREPDFEVSEKVPLNQSLLYRLNGDFHPQHIDWKYAQKFGHPKPNLHAVSTAGFACRHIIKTLFPGEPERLTRFKTRITKSLYPGCTIKTQMWKWDDNSIHFRVIDADHPETVYLNYALAEWK
- the fixA gene encoding putative electron transfer flavoprotein FixA — protein: MKIIVGCKLVPEEQDITVQKDGTLDLSKATPKISQFDLNAIEAAVEIKAEIADSTITALSVGGKYLDNTKARKDILSRGPDELTSVIDENLETALPHQTARIMAAAAQKNGFDLIICGDGSGDLYAQQVGIRLGAELEVSTLNGVTKIVSVSNDLLVVERALETEVETLEVSLPAVISVSPDINVPTIPGMKSILKAGKKPVNAMTLSDLGLADDPALVELVEIKAAQKKDRKNIIIEGDGEDKIAEFVSHLRTIMN
- a CDS encoding FAD-binding protein, with protein sequence MSKISNIWVFSDAESRLPEVIAGGAELGEKVSAFVIGSQDQATQAFSYGADAVYHLGEMDSARIVEAYADTMAKVIEEGDKPAMILLPGTKRCKALASLLGVKLNAGVVTEASEITSDGNAVQAKHMVYGGLALGDEKIASPISIVVFGGGVFQPAEADASKTGEAVSVDFIEPKTSIKCIERQPKQGSSVDLNKAKRIVAVGRGIAKQEDIKLAEGLCSAIEAELGCSRPIAESEKWMERERYIGISGVMPKPELYLALGISGQVQHMVGANGAQYIVAVNKDKNAPIFDYADYGIVGDLYTIVPAIVDAFKG